One part of the Sulfolobus tengchongensis genome encodes these proteins:
- a CDS encoding heme-binding protein — MINIRRLSLDEAKILLEGAENKAKELGIPVSVAVVDEEGYLIAFHRMDEARLIGMETAINKAFTSAVSKRPTRMYSEIALPGKPAYGIQNSFNGKFTTLRGGLPIEVDGRVVGAIGVGGAPSGEQDEEIARFALEHLKKKSGLNVNTSI, encoded by the coding sequence ATGATCAACATTAGAAGATTATCGTTAGATGAGGCTAAAATTCTATTAGAAGGAGCTGAAAATAAAGCTAAAGAGTTAGGAATACCGGTTAGCGTAGCTGTAGTTGACGAAGAGGGTTATCTCATAGCGTTTCACCGAATGGACGAAGCCAGACTGATAGGGATGGAAACTGCTATTAATAAAGCTTTTACTTCAGCGGTATCCAAGAGACCTACTAGAATGTATTCAGAAATTGCACTTCCCGGAAAACCGGCATATGGTATTCAGAATAGTTTTAACGGTAAATTTACTACACTTAGAGGAGGTCTACCAATAGAAGTGGATGGAAGAGTAGTAGGCGCTATAGGCGTTGGAGGTGCTCCGTCAGGTGAACAAGATGAGGAAATAGCTAGATTTGCGTTAGAACATTTAAAGAAAAAGAGTGGACTTAACGTTAACACATCTATATAA
- a CDS encoding 4-carboxy-4-hydroxy-2-oxoadipate aldolase/oxaloacetate decarboxylase codes for MKPVIVREIPRSPKDEERIRELLKYSVATIAESQEKLGLLGPSIKPIQPGLKAAGTAITVRCADGDNLMLHAAVEIAKPGDVIVMTTISGTANGVFGELLATSFKARGISAFITDSGVRDVARLREMKYPVWSKYITAVGTSKNRPGWINVPITIEGVIVKPGDFILADDDGVVVVQREEIDEVLARAKEREARENEVRKRLLNGELTLDIYNFRKIIAELGIKYVNRIDEIK; via the coding sequence ATGAAGCCAGTAATCGTTAGGGAAATTCCAAGATCTCCAAAGGATGAGGAAAGGATAAGAGAACTTCTAAAATATAGCGTTGCCACAATAGCTGAGTCACAAGAGAAATTGGGGCTTTTAGGACCTAGCATTAAGCCAATTCAGCCTGGGCTTAAAGCTGCAGGCACTGCGATAACTGTAAGGTGTGCTGATGGAGATAATTTGATGCTTCACGCAGCGGTAGAAATAGCTAAACCGGGTGATGTGATAGTAATGACTACCATAAGTGGTACAGCGAATGGAGTTTTCGGCGAGTTATTAGCTACTTCATTTAAAGCAAGGGGAATTTCCGCGTTCATAACCGATTCTGGAGTTAGGGATGTAGCCAGGTTAAGGGAGATGAAATATCCAGTATGGTCTAAATACATAACCGCTGTAGGAACTTCTAAGAATAGACCGGGATGGATTAACGTTCCTATTACAATAGAGGGAGTAATAGTTAAACCGGGGGATTTCATTTTAGCTGACGATGATGGTGTAGTTGTGGTCCAGAGAGAAGAGATAGATGAAGTGCTAGCTAGGGCTAAGGAAAGAGAGGCAAGAGAGAATGAGGTGAGAAAACGTTTACTCAACGGTGAGTTAACCTTAGATATATACAATTTCAGAAAAATTATAGCAGAGTTAGGAATAAAATACGTAAATAGAATAGATGAAATTAAGTAA
- a CDS encoding PIG-L deacetylase family protein translates to MGSNLLVIAAHIGDFVWRASGVIAKYAKQGKPVHIIALTYGEKGESPLAWRRGAKSIEEVKKIRRQEGECAAKALGGVPIEFLDWGDHPLVINEERIIAIANYIRKYSPDIIITHGPDDKLRPDHVNTANAVLTAVRLAAIDGLKLDYPPVAEPKVFGFDPHIGEQAGFYPHIYIDITDVYEMKQQAMNCLESQRSEMEYYSLRDQLRGLQTRRFGWRSYYKYAEAFYMYSPIIGEDFP, encoded by the coding sequence ATGGGGTCTAATTTATTAGTAATAGCTGCGCATATAGGAGATTTTGTATGGAGAGCCTCTGGAGTCATAGCTAAATACGCAAAGCAAGGTAAACCAGTTCATATTATAGCATTAACCTATGGAGAGAAAGGCGAGTCACCATTGGCGTGGAGGAGAGGGGCTAAATCAATAGAGGAAGTAAAAAAGATAAGAAGACAAGAGGGCGAATGTGCAGCTAAGGCATTAGGTGGAGTTCCCATAGAGTTTTTAGATTGGGGAGATCATCCACTAGTAATCAATGAGGAGAGAATAATTGCAATTGCTAACTATATTAGAAAATATTCACCAGATATTATAATCACACATGGTCCAGATGACAAATTAAGACCAGATCACGTAAATACCGCAAATGCAGTACTGACTGCAGTCAGATTAGCAGCAATAGATGGACTAAAACTAGATTACCCACCAGTAGCGGAACCAAAGGTGTTTGGTTTTGATCCTCACATAGGTGAACAAGCTGGCTTCTATCCCCACATTTACATTGACATAACGGATGTTTACGAAATGAAACAACAAGCTATGAATTGCTTAGAGTCTCAAAGATCGGAAATGGAGTACTACTCCTTAAGGGATCAATTAAGGGGACTACAAACTAGGAGATTTGGGTGGAGGAGTTATTATAAATACGCTGAAGCCTTTTACATGTATAGTCCCATAATAGGAGAGGACTTCCCATGA